In the Euphorbia lathyris chromosome 5, ddEupLath1.1, whole genome shotgun sequence genome, one interval contains:
- the LOC136231066 gene encoding probable mitochondrial adenine nucleotide transporter BTL3 produces the protein MYGHDLFFPSLLNSDSEPSDHNFFPGGLFLHCETICPSFVSFISSQTKFHASSCFTSTTLRLDDRRPQRKNRYKTGLFLSVSLSIKGNEEEEGCVGELRGNGEETKLVQDNAEVFATEEKIKVHKSGSAAFNTTKHLWAGAFSAMVSRTFIAPLERMKLEYVVRGEQRNLFELIKTISANEGLKGFWKGNFVNILRTAPFKSINFYAYDTYRNQLLKLSGNEEVTNFERFVAGAAAGVTATLLCLPMDTIRTKMVAPGGEALGGIIGTFHHMVQTEGFFSLYKGLVPSIVSMAPSGAVFYGVYDILKSAYLHSPEGKKRIENMKKGGQELNALEQLELGTIRTLLYGAIAGCCSEAATYPFEVVRRHLQMQVKATELNALATCAKIVEHGGVPALYAGLVPSLLQVLPSAAISYFVYEFMKIVLKVEST, from the exons ATGTACGGACATGATCTCTTCTTTCCTTCTCTTCTCAACTCTGATTCTGAACCCTCCGATCACAACTTCTTTCCTGGAGGCTTATTCCTTCACTGCGAAACTATCTGTCCTTCTTTTGTTTCCTTCATATCGTCCCAGACAAAATTCCATGCCTCTTCGTGTTTCACCAGCACTACGTTAAGGTTGGATGATCGGCGACCGCAACGAAAGAATCGATACAAAACAGGGTTGTTTTTATCGGTTAGTTTGTCTATCAAAGGGAACGAGGAAGAAGAGGGATGCGTTGGCGAATTGCGAGGTAATGGAGAGGAAACGAAGTTGGTGCAGGACAATGCTGAAGTTTTTGCGACGGAGGAGAAGATCAAAGTGCATAAATCGGGATCAGCTGCTTTTAATACCACCAAACATCTCTGGGCTGGCGCCTTTTCTGCTATGGTCTCAAG GACTTTTATAGCACCGTTGGAGAGAATGAAGCTTGAATATGTTGTTCGTGGTGAGCAGAGGAATCTTTTTGAGCTCATCAAAACAATTTCGGCAAATGAAGGACTGAAAGGTTTTTGGAAAGGGAACTTTGTTAATATACTGCGCACTGCTCCATTTAAATCTATCAATTTCTATGCTTACGACACCTACAGAAATCAATTGCTGAAATTGTCTGGGAATGAAGAAGTCACAAATTTTGAGAGGTTCGTTGCTGGTGCTGCAGCTGGAGTTACCGCAACCTTGCTTTGCTTGCCAATGGACACT ATAAGGACCAAGATGGTGGCGCCTGGTGGAGAAGCATTGGGTGGTATAATTGGAACTTTCCACCACATGGTCCAAACCGAaggttttttttctctttataaGGGTTTAGTACCCTCAATAGTGAGCATGGCTCCTTCAGGAGCAGTTTTTTATGGTGTTTATGATATATTGAAGTCAGCTTATCTCCATTCTCCTGAGGGGAAAAAGAGAATTGAGAATATGAAAAAAGGAGGTCAGGAACTAAATGCATTGGAGCAATTGGAGTTGGGAACCATTAGAACGCTGCTTTATGGTGCCATTGCTGGTTGTTGCTCTGAAGCTGCTACATATCCCTTTGAAGTTGTGAGAAGACATCTTCAAATGCAAGTCAAAGCCACGGAGCTGAATGCATTGGCAACTTGTGCAAAGATAGTTGAACATGGAGGTGTTCCTGCTCTTTACGCAGGGTTAGTTCCCAGCTTATTGCAG GTTTTACCATCAGCTGCAATAAGTTACTTCGTATACGAGTTTATGAAGATAGTTCTCAAAGTGGAGTCAACTTAG